Proteins encoded by one window of Sardina pilchardus chromosome 7, fSarPil1.1, whole genome shotgun sequence:
- the LOC134087435 gene encoding tubulin alpha-1C chain-like, producing the protein MRECISVHVGQAGVQIGNACWELYCLEHGIQPDGQMPSDKTRGGGDDSFNTFFSETGAGKHVPRAVFVDLEPTVIDEVRSGTYRQLFHPEQLITGKEDAANNYARGHYTIGKELIDLVLDRIRKLADQCTGLQGFLVFHSFGGGTGSGFTSLLMERLSVDYGKKSKLEFSIYPAPQVSTAVVEPYNSILTTHTTLEHSDCAFMVDNEAIYDICRRNLDIERPSYTNLNRLISQIVSSITASLRFDGALNVDLTEFQTNLVPYPRIHFPLATYAPVISAEKAYHEQLSVSEITNACFEPANQMVKCDPRHGKYMACCLLYRGDVVPKDVNAAIATIKTKRSIQFVDWCPTGFKVGINYQPPTVVPGGDLAKVQRAVCMLSNTTAIAEAWARLDHKFDLMYAKRAFVHWYVGEGMEEGEFSEAREDMAALEKDYEEVGAESVEEDEEGEEY; encoded by the exons ATG CGTGAGTGTATCTCAGTACACGTGGGTCAGGCTGGCGTCCAGATTGGCAATGCCTGCTGGGAACTCTACTGCCTTGAACACGGCATCCAGCCGGACGGACAGATGCCCAGCGACAagaccagaggaggaggagatgactCTTTCAACACCTTCTTCAGCGAGACTGGTGCTGGAAAACACGTACCCAGGGCTGTGTTTGTGGACCTGGAGCCCACTGTGATCG ATGAGGTACGCAGTGGGACCTATCGCCAGCTGTTCCACCCTGAGCAGCTGATCACTGGCAAAGAGGATGCTGCCAACAACTATGCCCGTGGTCACTACACTATTGGCAAGGAGCTTATTGACTTGGTGCTGGACCGTATCCGCAAACTG GCTGACCAGTGCACAGGTCTGCAGGGCTTCCTCGTCTTCCACAGCTTTGGGGGAGGCACTGGCTCCGGCTTCACCTCCCTGCTGATGGAGCGCCTCTCCGTCGACTACGGCAAGAAGTCCAAGCTGGAGTTCTCCATCTACCCAGCCCCCCAGGTGTCTACTGCCGTGGTGGAGCCCTACAACTCCATCCtgaccacccacaccaccctcgAGCACTCCGACTGTGCCTTCATGGTAGACAATGAGGCCATCTATGATATTTGCCGTAGAAACCTCGATATTGAGCGCCCGAGTTACACCAACCTCAACAGGCTTATCAGCCAGATTGTGTCGTCCATCACAGCCTCCCTCCGATTTGACGGTGCCCTCAATGTTGATCTGACAGAGTTCCAGACCAACTTGGTGCCCTACCCTCGTATCCATTTCCCTCTGGCCACGTATGCACCAGTGATCTCTGCTGAGAAGGCATACCATGAGCAGCTCTCAGTGTCTGAGATCACAAATGCTTGCTTTgaaccagccaatcagatggtGAAATGTGACCCCCGTCACGGCAAGTAcatggcctgctgtctgctGTACCGTGGTGATGTGGTGCCCAAAGATGTTAACGCTGCCATTGCCACCATCAAAACCAAGCGCTCCATCCAGTTTGTGGATTGGTGTCCCACTGGTTTCAAGGTTGGCATCAACTACCAGCCCCCTACTGTTGTCCCAGGTGGAGACCTGGCCAAGGTGCAGAGGGCTGTGTGCATGTTGAGCAACACCACTGCTATCGCTGAGGCTTGGGCCAGGCTGGATCACAAGTTTGATCTGATGTACGCCAAGCGTGCTTTTGTGCACTGGTATGTAGGTGAGGgcatggaggagggagagttcTCCGAGGCCAGAGAGGACATGGCCGCCCTGGAGAAGGATTATGAGGAGGTTGGGGCTGAAAGcgtggaggaggatgaggagggcgAAGAATACTGA
- the LOC134087436 gene encoding tubulin alpha-1A chain isoform X2 produces MPSDKTIGGGDDSFNTFFSETGAGKHVPRAVFVDLEPTVIDEVRTGTYRQLFHPEQLITGKEDAANNYARGHYTIGKEIIDLVLDRVRKLADQCTGLQGFLVFHSFGGGTGSGFTSLLMERLSVDYGKKSKLEFSIYPAPQVSTAVVEPYNSILTTHTTLEHSDCAFMVDNEAIYDICRRNLDIERPTYTNLNRLIGQIVSSITASLRFDGALNVDLTEFQTNLVPYPRIHFPLATYAPVISAEKAYHEQLSVSEITNACFEPANQMVKCDPRHGKYMACCLLYRGDVVPKDVNAAIATIKTKRTIQFVDWCPTGFKVGINYQPPTVVPGGDLAKVQRAVCMLSNTTAIAEAWARLDHKFDLMYAKRAFVHWYVGEGMEEGEFSEAREDMAALEKDYEEVGVDSIEGEGEEEGEEY; encoded by the exons ATGCCCAGCGACAAGACCATCGGAGGAGGAGATGACTCTTTCAACACCTTCTTCAGCGAGACTGGTGCTGGAAAACACGTACCCAGGGCTGTGTTTGTGGACCTGGAGCCCACTGTGATCG ATGAGGTACGCACTGGGACCTATCGCCAGCTGTTCCACCCAGAGCAGCTCATCACTGGCAAAGAGGATGCTGCCAACAACTATGCCCGCGGTCACTACACTATTGGCAAGGAAATCATTGACCTTGTACTGGACAGGGTTCGTAAACTG GCTGACCAGTGCACAGGTCTGCAGGGCTTCCTCGTCTTCCACAGCTTTGGGGGCGGCACTGGCTCCGGCTTCACCTCCCTGCTGATGGAGCGCCTCTCCGTCGACTACGGCAAGAAGTCCAAGCTGGAGTTCTCCATCTACCCAGCCCCCCAGGTGTCTACTGCCGTGGTGGAGCCCTACAACTCCATTCtgaccacccacaccacccttGAGCACTCCGACTGTGCCTTCATGGTAGACAATGAGGCCATCTATGATATCTGCCGCAGAAACCTCGATATTGAGCGCCCTACCTACACAAACCTCAACAGGCTCATTGGTCAGATTGTGTCGTCCATCACAGCCTCCCTCCGATTTGATGGTGCCCTCAATGTTGATCTGACAGAGTTCCAGACCAACTTGGTGCCCTACCCTCGTATCCATTTCCCTCTGGCCACGTATGCACCAGTGATCTCTGCTGAGAAGGCATACCATGAGCAGCTCTCAGTGTCTGAGATCACAAATGCTTGCTTTGagccagccaatcagatggTGAAATGTGACCCCCGTCACGGCAAGTAcatggcctgctgtctgctGTACCGTGGTGACGTGGTGCCCAAAGATGTTAACGCTGCCATTGCCACCATCAAAACCAAGCGCACCATCCAGTTTGTGGATTGGTGTCCCACTGGTTTCAAGGTTGGCATCAACTACCAGCCCCCTACTGTTGTCCCAGGTGGAGACCTGGCCAAGGTGCAGAGGGCTGTGTGCATGTTGAGCAACACCACTGCTATCGCTGAGGCTTGGGCCAGGCTGGATCACAAGTTTGATCTGATGTACGCCAAGCGTGCTTTTGTGCACTGGTATGTAGGTGAGGgcatggaggagggagagttcTCCGAGGCCAGAGAGGACATGGCCGCCCTGGAGAAGGATTATGAGGAGGTTGGAGTTGACTCCATTGAAGGTGAGGgcgaggaagagggagaggagtacTAA
- the LOC134087436 gene encoding tubulin alpha-1A chain isoform X1 has product MRECISVHVGQAGVQIGNACWELYCLEHGIQPDGQMPSDKTIGGGDDSFNTFFSETGAGKHVPRAVFVDLEPTVIDEVRTGTYRQLFHPEQLITGKEDAANNYARGHYTIGKEIIDLVLDRVRKLADQCTGLQGFLVFHSFGGGTGSGFTSLLMERLSVDYGKKSKLEFSIYPAPQVSTAVVEPYNSILTTHTTLEHSDCAFMVDNEAIYDICRRNLDIERPTYTNLNRLIGQIVSSITASLRFDGALNVDLTEFQTNLVPYPRIHFPLATYAPVISAEKAYHEQLSVSEITNACFEPANQMVKCDPRHGKYMACCLLYRGDVVPKDVNAAIATIKTKRTIQFVDWCPTGFKVGINYQPPTVVPGGDLAKVQRAVCMLSNTTAIAEAWARLDHKFDLMYAKRAFVHWYVGEGMEEGEFSEAREDMAALEKDYEEVGVDSIEGEGEEEGEEY; this is encoded by the exons ATG CGTGAGTGTATCTCAGTACACGTGGGTCAGGCTGGCGTCCAGATTGGCAATGCCTGCTGGGAACTCTACTGCCTTGAACACGGCATCCAGCCGGACGGACAGATGCCCAGCGACAAGACCATCGGAGGAGGAGATGACTCTTTCAACACCTTCTTCAGCGAGACTGGTGCTGGAAAACACGTACCCAGGGCTGTGTTTGTGGACCTGGAGCCCACTGTGATCG ATGAGGTACGCACTGGGACCTATCGCCAGCTGTTCCACCCAGAGCAGCTCATCACTGGCAAAGAGGATGCTGCCAACAACTATGCCCGCGGTCACTACACTATTGGCAAGGAAATCATTGACCTTGTACTGGACAGGGTTCGTAAACTG GCTGACCAGTGCACAGGTCTGCAGGGCTTCCTCGTCTTCCACAGCTTTGGGGGCGGCACTGGCTCCGGCTTCACCTCCCTGCTGATGGAGCGCCTCTCCGTCGACTACGGCAAGAAGTCCAAGCTGGAGTTCTCCATCTACCCAGCCCCCCAGGTGTCTACTGCCGTGGTGGAGCCCTACAACTCCATTCtgaccacccacaccacccttGAGCACTCCGACTGTGCCTTCATGGTAGACAATGAGGCCATCTATGATATCTGCCGCAGAAACCTCGATATTGAGCGCCCTACCTACACAAACCTCAACAGGCTCATTGGTCAGATTGTGTCGTCCATCACAGCCTCCCTCCGATTTGATGGTGCCCTCAATGTTGATCTGACAGAGTTCCAGACCAACTTGGTGCCCTACCCTCGTATCCATTTCCCTCTGGCCACGTATGCACCAGTGATCTCTGCTGAGAAGGCATACCATGAGCAGCTCTCAGTGTCTGAGATCACAAATGCTTGCTTTGagccagccaatcagatggTGAAATGTGACCCCCGTCACGGCAAGTAcatggcctgctgtctgctGTACCGTGGTGACGTGGTGCCCAAAGATGTTAACGCTGCCATTGCCACCATCAAAACCAAGCGCACCATCCAGTTTGTGGATTGGTGTCCCACTGGTTTCAAGGTTGGCATCAACTACCAGCCCCCTACTGTTGTCCCAGGTGGAGACCTGGCCAAGGTGCAGAGGGCTGTGTGCATGTTGAGCAACACCACTGCTATCGCTGAGGCTTGGGCCAGGCTGGATCACAAGTTTGATCTGATGTACGCCAAGCGTGCTTTTGTGCACTGGTATGTAGGTGAGGgcatggaggagggagagttcTCCGAGGCCAGAGAGGACATGGCCGCCCTGGAGAAGGATTATGAGGAGGTTGGAGTTGACTCCATTGAAGGTGAGGgcgaggaagagggagaggagtacTAA
- the pmelb gene encoding premelanosome protein b: MYPVWKHGDARYRNSWIGGDVMFDVSNDAPTLTGAKITFTIGIRFPANQKVLPDGEVVWAENCTVDGKQYYEGQPVYPEHHRSSESLNAVFPDGVPLRKDGDKKPPYVFVWKTWGQYWQVSDGPSSSLTITTDNIPLGSYTMDVVIYHYRKRDKFIPIGYASTQFCITDQIPFEVVLSQVNDIQEDDQRFVQNRAVVFSISLHDPSEYLSTSDVTFNWDFGDGSGTVISRETTVTHTYIQSGGFRPKMVVQAAIPDPSCATPANVPTIRSPTTKNPAPPAQEIITADAPAVPEEAVTVPAFTQLSSDSVVTSPPSEASAAGDEGEDDPSSLPTAAELELSTGPADLDSDMNDRAQSINPAVDSVTTVIPASVVSLSAKTRVAAEEVETGDNSIMDAATTAPTDGAPHEDEDNDLQQVAVVITKRYAHSDDCLIYRYGSFSTGIEIIEGIESVEIVQVSNALLMSDTEPNAVDFTITCRGSLPTEVCTVVSDANCVMPVKTICHPVPTTPDCQMVLRQFFNDSGIFCVNVSMTNDVSLAVTSTRVSVTMGSKMTSTGTVAMVLGVLIVASAIGTVAFTYRRLKGYRPLTELPAADQQASSGLSSFPGLIWSLLSGHGPGDNRTLLRRVV; encoded by the exons ATGTACCCCGTGTGGAAACATGGCGATGCCCGCTACAGAAATAGCTGGATAG GTGGGGATGTAATGTTTGATGTCAGCAACGATGCCCCAACACTGACCGGAGCCAAGATCACCTTCACCATCGGCATCCGTTTCCCTGCCAACCAGAAGGTGCTGCCAGACGGAGAGGTGGTGTGGGCGGAGAACTGCACGGTGGACG gTAAACAGTACTACGAGGGCCAGCCGGTGTACCCCGAGCATCACAGGTCATCTGAGAGCTTGAACGCTGTGTTCCCTGATGGTGTGCCCCTGAGGAAAGACGGAGATAAGAAACCTCCCTACGTGTTTGTGTGGAAGACCTGGG GTCAGTACTGGCAGGTAAGTGACGGGCCCTCCTCCTCTTTGACCATAACGACGGACAACATCCCCCTGGGATCCTACACCATGGACGTGGTCATCTACCACTACCGCAAGAGGGACAAGTTCATCCCCATCGGCTATGCCTCCACACAGTTCTGCATCACAG ATCAGATTCCCTTTGAGGTGGTGCTGTCCCAGGTGAACGACATTCAGGAGGATGACCAGCGTTTTGTTCAAAACCGGGCGGTGGTCTTCAGCATCTCCCTGCACGACCCCAGCGAGTACCTCAGCACCTCGGACGTCACCTTCAACTGGGACTTCGGGGACGGCAGTGGCACCGTGATCTCCAGGGAGACCACGgttacacacacctacatacagtcTGGCGGCTTCCGTCCCAAGATGGTGGTACAGGCCGCCATTCCGGATCCATCGTGTGCCACCCCCGCCAACGTTCCCACCATACGCAGTCCCACCACCAAGAACCCGGCTCCGCCCGCACAGGAGATCATTACAG CTGACGCACCAGCAGTGCCAGAAGAGGCCGTCACCGTCCCGGCCTTCACCCAGCTGTCCTCCGACTCCGTGGTGACCAGTCCCCCCTCGGAGGCCTCTGCTGCCGGGGACGAGGGTGAAGAcgacccctcctctctccctacgGCCGCCGAGCTGGAGCTGAGCACAGGCCCCGCGGACTTAGACTCGGACATGAATGACCGCGCCCAGTCCATCAACCCTGCGGTGGACAGCGTCACCACTGTCATCCCAGCGTCCGTGGTGAGCCTGAGCGCAAAGACACGCGtggcggcggaggaggtggagacaGGGGACAACTCTATCATGGATGCTGCCACTA CTGCCCCAACGGACGGAGCACCCCACGAGGATGAGGACAATGACCTACAGCAGGTTGCCGTGGTGATCACCAAGCGGTACGCCCATAGCGATGACTGCTTGATCTACCGCTACGGTTCTTTCTCCACTGGCATCGAAATTATCG AGGGAATCGAGAGTGTGGAGATTGTGCAGGTGTCCAATGCTCTGCTGATGAGCGACACGGAGCCAAATGCCGTGGACTTCACCATTACCTGCCGGGGCAG CCTACCCACGGAGGTGTGCACCGTAGTGTCAGATGCCAACTGTGTCATGCCAGTCAAGACCATCTGCCACCCTGTGCCAACTACTCCAGACTGTCAGATGGTCTTGCGCCAGTTCTTCAACGACTCGGGAATCTTCTGTGTCAACGTGTCCATGACGAATGACGTCAGCCTTGCTGTGACCAGCACTAGAGTCAGCGTGACTATGG GCTCCAAGATGACATCCACGGGAACAGTTGCCATGGTCCTTGGAGTTCTCATAGTGGCCTCGGCGATTGGAACAGTGGCATTTACCTACAG GCGTCTGAAGGGCTACAGGCCTCTGACAGAGCTGCCGGCCGCAGACCAGCAGGCCAGTAGCGGGCTGAGCTCCTTCCCTGGCCTCATCTGGAGCCTCCTGAGTGGCCATGGGCCTGGAGATAACCGTACCCTCCTCCGCAGAGTGGTATAA